In a single window of the Natronosalvus caseinilyticus genome:
- a CDS encoding BGTF surface domain-containing protein, which produces MTGNYKDKFSAVLMATLMVLSVVAIGGAALAGSAAASNHGDDVTSTSLLWQGQTGHYDTTNDVQLRHGTGPGDDDGLVRELSPENGYVLIDSTSLQNGDYWIKDTQDGDADDVGATFEVVEQSLTSEWSEDSVYNSGDSTSATLTIDSNRGDYQTNISADGLDGSELESIFGTDAGAAEGDVYVVQNGDAELDADFSGIAAGEYNFTVDVPDTTAEATPSITVEEPPELQTDISFDQNTYEVDAGDYVDITIQFENADTATFNIVEEDENYNANVTVTDTEEAGEVTVRFNSYNAANDDGPTFEVVSDSGSVSVSDETDFDAQFDEEYRLQPADFELEVYEGTEAAGDEYDAALLLLQDRSTGELNTWTAPASYNYDDDFSNIQDDLTSTDTIANDDLVIVEVEATGVYGYLFNADGTWNTDSNVSLTFSDTNEPRYGEAPSFNVTETDYQVVPDAENGTFYVVTDLSAHSEVDAGETWNVDFTVSEDNPYVTEDEGDDSDLSIEERTIDFDRVNDDGDVELDNVEESAVSVTSNVAPGTEVDFRLRFETSVLSQSGIVIGDDHTATATFDLSDREVGEELRTVRATEAGGASAEYTGVVVEGEDDSEPGAAWKATATVPENAVEGDVLEFSVDLENNGDAEGTTTVQLVVDGEKNVIDEEPTVGAGESVTLEGTDEKASAGDHDWQLIVGDNVIDEGTFTVEEGEDTDGDDTDGDDTGDDTGDDTGDDTGDDTGDDTGDDTGDDTGDDTGDDTGDDTGDDTGDDTGDDDDDSDDQPGFGVAVALVAILGAAMLALRRQD; this is translated from the coding sequence ATGACAGGCAATTACAAGGATAAGTTCAGCGCAGTCCTCATGGCTACGCTGATGGTCCTCTCCGTTGTTGCGATCGGTGGCGCGGCCCTTGCGGGTTCCGCCGCTGCATCGAACCACGGTGATGACGTCACGTCTACGTCCCTGCTCTGGCAAGGCCAGACTGGACACTACGACACTACGAATGATGTACAGCTCCGCCACGGAACCGGTCCTGGTGATGATGACGGGCTCGTTCGGGAGCTCTCGCCAGAGAACGGGTACGTTCTGATTGATTCGACGAGTCTTCAGAACGGCGACTACTGGATCAAAGACACCCAGGATGGAGACGCCGACGACGTTGGGGCAACCTTTGAAGTCGTCGAACAGTCTCTGACGTCTGAGTGGAGTGAGGACTCCGTCTACAACTCGGGCGACAGCACGTCCGCCACGCTCACGATCGACTCGAACCGTGGCGACTACCAGACCAACATCAGTGCTGATGGTCTCGACGGCAGCGAACTCGAGAGCATCTTCGGAACTGACGCTGGTGCTGCCGAGGGCGACGTCTACGTCGTCCAGAACGGCGACGCGGAACTCGATGCCGACTTCTCGGGTATCGCTGCTGGTGAATACAACTTCACCGTCGATGTCCCTGACACGACGGCTGAAGCAACTCCCTCGATTACTGTCGAGGAACCACCAGAGCTCCAGACTGACATCTCGTTCGATCAGAACACCTACGAGGTTGACGCTGGCGACTACGTCGACATCACGATTCAGTTCGAGAACGCCGACACGGCCACGTTCAACATCGTTGAAGAGGACGAGAACTACAACGCCAACGTCACGGTGACCGACACCGAAGAGGCAGGCGAAGTAACTGTCCGCTTCAACTCCTACAACGCAGCTAACGACGATGGACCAACGTTCGAGGTCGTTAGCGACAGTGGTTCTGTGTCCGTCAGCGACGAAACTGACTTCGATGCTCAGTTCGACGAAGAATACCGCCTCCAGCCCGCTGACTTCGAGCTCGAAGTCTACGAGGGTACCGAGGCGGCTGGTGACGAGTACGACGCCGCACTCCTGCTGCTCCAGGACCGTTCGACCGGCGAACTCAACACCTGGACCGCACCAGCTAGCTACAACTACGACGACGACTTCAGCAACATCCAGGACGACCTGACCTCGACCGACACTATCGCTAACGATGACCTCGTTATCGTTGAGGTTGAGGCAACTGGTGTCTACGGATACCTGTTCAACGCCGACGGTACCTGGAACACTGACAGCAACGTCTCCCTGACGTTCTCCGACACGAACGAGCCTCGATACGGTGAGGCTCCCTCGTTCAACGTCACTGAGACTGACTACCAGGTCGTACCTGACGCCGAGAACGGTACGTTCTACGTCGTGACTGACCTCAGCGCTCACAGCGAGGTCGACGCCGGCGAAACCTGGAACGTTGACTTCACGGTCTCCGAAGACAACCCGTACGTCACTGAGGACGAAGGCGACGACTCTGACCTCAGCATCGAAGAGCGTACGATCGACTTCGACAGAGTCAACGATGACGGCGATGTCGAACTCGATAACGTCGAAGAATCCGCAGTCTCCGTGACGAGCAACGTCGCGCCCGGTACGGAAGTCGACTTCCGTCTCCGCTTCGAGACCTCGGTTCTTTCCCAGTCCGGTATCGTCATCGGTGACGACCACACGGCAACTGCAACGTTCGACCTCAGCGACCGCGAGGTTGGTGAGGAACTTCGCACCGTTCGCGCGACCGAAGCTGGTGGCGCTTCCGCTGAGTACACCGGCGTAGTCGTCGAAGGCGAAGACGACTCTGAGCCCGGTGCTGCCTGGAAGGCAACCGCAACCGTCCCTGAGAACGCTGTCGAAGGTGACGTCCTCGAGTTCTCCGTTGATCTCGAGAACAACGGTGACGCCGAAGGCACGACCACCGTTCAGCTCGTCGTGGACGGCGAGAAGAACGTCATCGACGAGGAACCGACCGTCGGCGCTGGCGAATCCGTGACGCTCGAAGGCACGGACGAGAAGGCCTCTGCTGGTGACCACGACTGGCAGCTCATCGTTGGTGACAATGTCATCGACGAGGGTACCTTCACGGTCGAAGAAGGTGAAGACACTGACGGTGACGACACCGACGGTGACGACACTGGCGACGACACCGGCGACGACACTGGTGACGACACCGGCGACGACACTGGCGACGACACCGGCGACGACACTGGTGACGACACCGGCGACGACACCGGCGACGACACTGGTGACGACACCGGCGACGACACTGGTGACGACACCGGCGACGATGACGACGACTCCGATGATCAGCCCGGATTCGGCGTCGCTGTCGCCCTCGTCGCAATCCTCGGCGCTGCGATGCTGGCACTCCGCCGCCAGGACTAA
- the rdgB gene encoding RdgB/HAM1 family non-canonical purine NTP pyrophosphatase, translated as MDTLYFATGNAGKLEEAREYLDGQAALEQVEYDYTEIQSDDLGEIAATGARETYDALKAGDALAGDDELAAEKADVDGVLVDDTGLFIDALGGFPGPYSAYVETTVGVERVWRLLEAEDEPNRRAHFRTVMAYADAEGVETFEGSVAGTIVAPRGEAGFGYDPIFEYNGQTFAEMTAAEKNAISHRGRALAAFTDWYADR; from the coding sequence ATGGACACACTCTACTTCGCCACCGGCAACGCGGGCAAACTCGAGGAGGCCCGCGAGTACCTCGACGGGCAGGCGGCCCTCGAGCAGGTCGAGTACGACTACACCGAGATCCAGAGCGACGACCTGGGGGAGATCGCCGCGACGGGTGCGCGGGAGACCTACGACGCGCTGAAGGCCGGCGACGCGTTGGCGGGAGACGACGAGCTGGCGGCCGAGAAAGCCGACGTCGACGGCGTCCTCGTCGACGACACCGGCCTCTTCATCGACGCCCTCGGCGGCTTCCCGGGACCGTACTCGGCCTACGTCGAGACGACTGTCGGCGTCGAACGCGTCTGGCGACTGCTCGAGGCCGAGGACGAACCCAACCGTCGCGCACACTTCCGCACGGTCATGGCCTACGCCGACGCCGAGGGCGTCGAGACCTTCGAGGGGTCCGTCGCCGGTACCATCGTCGCCCCGCGGGGCGAGGCGGGCTTCGGCTACGATCCGATCTTCGAGTACAACGGCCAGACGTTCGCGGAGATGACGGCCGCGGAGAAGAACGCCATCTCCCACCGCGGACGCGCGCTGGCGGCGTTCACCGACTGGTACGCGGATCGGTAG
- a CDS encoding VOC family protein, with the protein MDATLDHVMLRVEDLEESLEWYGTHFDYEEKGRWEADTFTNVYLGPEDDHEDGAVLELTYNHDDRSYEVGDAWGHIAVRVPEDELESSYQQLMDEGVEDYRDPESCGNRYAFVKDPDGHEIEIVKRDYGEKWSLDHTMIRVEDADEALGYWSRKFEYDEIGRWESDTFANYFVQREGASREEMTLELTYNYDGRSYDMGDAWGHLAVSVDDLHEAWDQLLERESEDYRDPESCDDRYAFTKDQDGHEIEIVTRD; encoded by the coding sequence ATGGATGCTACGCTCGATCACGTCATGTTGCGCGTCGAGGACCTCGAGGAGAGCCTGGAGTGGTACGGTACCCACTTCGACTACGAGGAGAAGGGACGCTGGGAGGCCGACACCTTCACCAACGTCTACCTCGGTCCCGAGGATGACCACGAGGACGGCGCAGTCCTCGAGTTGACGTACAACCACGACGACCGGAGCTACGAGGTGGGCGACGCCTGGGGCCACATCGCCGTCCGGGTTCCCGAGGACGAACTCGAGTCGAGCTACCAGCAGCTGATGGACGAGGGCGTCGAGGACTACCGCGATCCCGAGTCCTGCGGGAATCGCTACGCGTTCGTGAAGGACCCGGACGGCCACGAGATCGAGATCGTCAAGCGCGACTACGGCGAGAAGTGGAGCCTCGACCACACGATGATCCGCGTCGAGGACGCCGACGAGGCGCTGGGCTACTGGTCCCGAAAGTTCGAGTACGACGAGATCGGTCGCTGGGAGTCCGACACCTTCGCGAACTACTTCGTCCAGCGGGAGGGCGCCTCCAGAGAGGAGATGACCCTCGAGCTCACGTACAATTACGACGGCCGGAGCTACGACATGGGCGACGCCTGGGGCCACCTCGCGGTTTCCGTGGACGATCTGCACGAAGCCTGGGATCAGTTGCTCGAGCGCGAGAGCGAGGACTATCGCGATCCGGAGTCGTGTGACGACCGCTACGCGTTCACGAAGGATCAGGACGGCCACGAGATCGAGATCGTGACTCGAGACTGA
- a CDS encoding PIN domain-containing protein: protein MILDSSFLIALGRHDQAAFETGVSIAERGDIQWVPTPVIAELEYGVEMVGDADERRRTRNVLRMYPHVEINAEFARCAGQLLAAADKDAGGPGNSGADDIDALIAGVATVLEDTVLTDNVADFEALGVEIETW, encoded by the coding sequence ATGATTCTCGATAGCTCTTTTTTGATCGCGCTCGGACGCCACGATCAGGCTGCGTTCGAAACGGGCGTCTCGATCGCCGAACGAGGTGACATTCAGTGGGTTCCAACGCCAGTAATCGCCGAACTCGAGTACGGCGTCGAAATGGTCGGCGATGCGGACGAGCGGCGACGAACTCGAAATGTGCTCCGTATGTACCCACACGTCGAAATCAACGCGGAGTTCGCTCGCTGTGCCGGACAGTTACTAGCCGCGGCCGACAAAGACGCGGGTGGTCCAGGTAATTCGGGTGCAGACGACATCGATGCGCTGATTGCGGGGGTTGCAACAGTACTCGAGGATACCGTTCTAACAGACAACGTAGCCGACTTCGAGGCGCTCGGTGTCGAGATTGAAACGTGGTAA